In Palaemon carinicauda isolate YSFRI2023 chromosome 14, ASM3689809v2, whole genome shotgun sequence, the following proteins share a genomic window:
- the LOC137652879 gene encoding neurofilament heavy polypeptide-like: MRRLFESSPPPSSDEDPPRREQTVAATSLDLSGDRSRSPMPIRPSTSGADVQQASDLIRRRASGPSGQRDVSHGVGASLARQGSPALPPARSRVVVRKRSPALQSPDSPYQRSAARHRSPAHQRSPDRQRSPVRQRSPDLQRPPARQRSPVDSQQPPVPVARPACQRSPERTRSPARQRSPALPVPDMHPARQRSPTHPRSPDQDPGKDLSPPRPRVPARPFSPAQQCAQSPARTSRVPVRQRAHAPSHPEPVRERSPLRVAPPDPAQQSTHRHPTRQRSPARQRSPARQRSPARQRSPPRQRSPTRQRSPELRRSPERPRDLSPARKRSPTRQRHLDPDRHKSPTSISPTRGRSPACSTRHRSPTRQQAIAHQRTSIRRRAIASRLAIGRPRATDLQDTIDLLRLAFLLSYSDRLCARAFPRPRANVFPRQRAKAPTR, from the coding sequence atgaggcgcctcttcgagtcttcGCCTCCACCATCCTCTGATGAGGATcctcctcgtcgggagcagactgtagcagccacgtccttggacctctccggtgatcgctcgcgatctcctatGCCTATCAGACCTTCCACCTCCGGCGCAGATGTGCAGCAGGCTTCTGACCTCATCAGACGACGGGCATCGggcccttcggggcaaagggatgtgtcccacggtgtgggggcttcccttgcgcgtcagggttcccctgcactcCCTCCTGCGCGTTCACGAGTAGTAGTGCGTAAGCGCTCTCCTGCTTTGCAGTCTCCTGACTCACCTTACCAGCGCTCTGCTGCTCGTCaccgctctcctgctcaccagcgctctcctgatcgtcaacgctctcctgtgcgccagcgctctcctgatcttcagcgccctcctgctcgccagcgctctcctgtcgaCAGTCAACAACCtcctgttcctgttgcgcgcccagcgtgccagcggtctcctgagcgcacaagatctcctgctcgtcagcgctcacctgcgcttcCTGTTCCTGATATGcaccctgcgcgccaacgctcgcccacacACCCTAGATCTCCGGATCAGGACCCGGGCAAGGACCTGTCTCCTCCTCGTCCACGCGTTCCTGCTCGTCCTTTTTCACCTGCACAGCAGTGCGCACAGTCTCCTGCACGCACTTCTAGAGTTCCTGTGCGCCAGCGCGCACACGCGCCTTCTCATCCTGAGcccgttcgcgagcgttcgcctttgcgcgtcgcgcctcCTGATCCTGCGCAGCAGTCTACGCATCGAcatcctacgcgccagcgatctcctgcgcgtcagcgatctcctgcgcgtcagcgatctccagcgcgtcaacGATCTCCAccgcgtcagcgttctcctactcGTCAGCGTTCTCCAGAGCTTcggcgatctcctgagcgcccgcgcgatctttcgcctgcgcgcaagcgctctcctacgcgtcagcgccaccTGGACCCTGATCGACATAAGTCTCCTACGTCCATCTCGCCCACACGCGGTCGTTCGCCTGCgtgttctacgcgccatcgctcgcccacgcggcAACAAGCCATCGCTCATCAACGCACCAGCATTCGCCGACGCGCTATCGCTTCCCGCCTCGCCATCGGTCGCCCACGTGCCACAGATCTCCAGGACAccatcgatctcctgcgccttGCCTTTCTCCTGAGTTACAGcgatcgcctgtgcgcccgcgcattccctcgcccacgcgccaacgtgtTTCCTCGTCAACGCGCCAAAGCGCCCACTCGCTAG